The proteins below come from a single Nitrospirae bacterium YQR-1 genomic window:
- a CDS encoding GIY-YIG nuclease family protein, with the protein MERHFYVYIMTNKNNTVLYTGITNDLQRRCYEHRNKLIEGFTSKYSISKLVYYEIYNTAESAITREKQIKNGSRQKKLNIINENNPDWNDLFLDL; encoded by the coding sequence ATGGAAAGACATTTTTATGTTTATATTATGACAAATAAAAATAATACTGTTCTTTACACCGGAATAACAAATGATCTGCAAAGAAGATGTTATGAACATAGAAACAAATTGATTGAGGGTTTTACAAGTAAATATAGTATTTCAAAACTTGTATACTATGAAATATATAACACAGCGGAAAGCGCAATTACGAGAGAGAAGCAAATAAAAAATGGTTCAAGGCAAAAGAAGTTAAACATCATAAATGAGAATAATCCTGACTGGAATGATTTATTTTTGGATTTATGA